The following proteins are co-located in the Pseudomonas fluorescens genome:
- a CDS encoding Zn-ribbon domain-containing OB-fold protein, which produces MPLTSPHITPESAPFWAAANQDQLLLRRCLDTGKAYYYPRDHSPFTGSTATDWIVASGGATLYSFSYSGRADDVHCIAYVTLDEGPTMLSVIQCDAAHRLRIGQRLKVAFAPTPNGQKVPVFVPSV; this is translated from the coding sequence ATGCCACTGACCTCACCGCACATCACCCCGGAAAGTGCGCCCTTCTGGGCCGCGGCCAATCAAGACCAACTGTTGCTACGCCGCTGCCTGGACACCGGCAAGGCCTACTACTACCCCCGCGATCACAGCCCCTTCACCGGCAGCACCGCAACCGATTGGATCGTCGCCAGCGGTGGCGCCACGTTGTACAGCTTCAGCTATAGCGGGCGCGCAGACGACGTGCATTGCATTGCCTACGTGACGCTCGACGAAGGGCCAACGATGTTGTCGGTCATCCAGTGTGACGCTGCGCACCGCTTGCGCATCGGGCAACGGCTCAAGGTGGCGTTTGCGCCCACGCCGAACGGCCAAAAAGTCCCAGTGTTTGTTCCATCGGTTTGA
- the ycaC gene encoding isochorismate family cysteine hydrolase YcaC: MSTPTLSRLNKDDAVVLLVDHQTGLISLVQDFSPNEFKNNVLALADLAKFFNLPTILTTSFEQGPNGPLVPELKEMFPQAPYIARPGQINAWDNEDFVKAVKATGRKQIIIAGVVTDVCVAFPTLSALAEGFEVFVVTDASGTFNTTVQQAAWSRMTQAGAQLMNWFSVACELQGDWRNDMEGLGNLLSQRIPNYRNLMNGYAAVTARQG, from the coding sequence ATGAGCACGCCAACCCTTAGCCGTTTGAACAAAGACGACGCCGTAGTCCTGCTGGTCGACCACCAAACCGGGCTGATCTCGCTGGTGCAGGACTTCTCCCCCAACGAGTTCAAGAACAACGTGCTGGCCCTGGCGGACCTGGCCAAGTTCTTCAACTTGCCGACCATCCTCACCACCAGTTTCGAGCAAGGCCCTAATGGCCCGTTGGTGCCGGAGTTGAAGGAGATGTTCCCGCAGGCGCCGTATATTGCGCGCCCTGGTCAGATTAATGCGTGGGATAACGAGGATTTCGTTAAGGCGGTCAAGGCGACTGGGCGTAAGCAGATCATCATTGCGGGTGTGGTGACGGATGTGTGTGTGGCGTTCCCGACGTTGTCAGCGCTGGCGGAAGGGTTTGAGGTGTTTGTGGTGACGGATGCCTCGGGCACGTTCAATACCACGGTGCAGCAGGCGGCGTGGAGCCGGATGACCCAGGCGGGGGCGCAGTTGATGAATTGGTTTTCGGTGGCGTGTGAGTTGCAGGGCGACTGGCGCAATGACATGGAAGGGTTGGGGAATTTGTTGTCTCAGCGGATTCCTAACTATCGGAATTTGATGAATGGGTATGCGGCGGTGACGGCGCGTCAGGGCTGA
- a CDS encoding glutathionylspermidine synthase family protein: MKKIHCAERPDWQQTAESLGFLFHTIDGEPYWDERAYYQFTLEQIERDLEDPTTEIHDMCMDLVARVVQSEELLERLSIPAPFFDMIRTSWLEGHPHLYGRMDFSYNGTGPAKLLELNYDTPTSLYEAAAFQWGWLEQCIERGLLPKHADQFNSIDTKLHQAFAQLQVNQPFYFASMKDSVEDKGTTDYLRLVAEKVGIESRHIDIEDIGLTSDGRFVDLEDRWIPHLFKLHAWEFIFHEPFGTAIAQCDTQFFEPAWKAILSNKGILPLLWEFNKGHPNLLASHLDTDPGKAVPKGWVRKPFFSREGANIELQTADGLIVKEDGPYTDAPFILQEFAPLPRFGDSYTLIGSWVIGDQAAGIGVREDNSLITKDSSRFLPHLILD, from the coding sequence ATGAAGAAGATCCACTGCGCAGAACGTCCTGACTGGCAACAGACTGCCGAGAGTCTCGGCTTTCTGTTCCACACCATCGACGGCGAACCCTACTGGGACGAGCGCGCGTACTACCAATTCACGCTCGAGCAAATCGAGCGTGACCTCGAAGACCCGACCACCGAGATCCATGACATGTGCATGGACCTCGTGGCCCGCGTGGTGCAAAGCGAAGAGCTGCTGGAACGGCTGAGCATTCCTGCGCCGTTCTTCGACATGATTCGAACCTCATGGCTCGAAGGCCACCCGCACCTGTACGGGCGCATGGACTTCTCCTACAACGGCACTGGGCCCGCCAAACTGCTCGAACTCAACTACGACACGCCGACCAGCCTCTACGAGGCGGCGGCGTTTCAATGGGGCTGGCTGGAACAATGCATCGAACGCGGCCTGCTGCCCAAGCATGCCGACCAGTTCAACAGCATCGACACCAAACTGCACCAGGCCTTCGCTCAATTGCAGGTCAACCAACCGTTCTACTTCGCCTCGATGAAAGACTCGGTCGAAGACAAAGGCACCACCGACTACCTGCGCCTCGTCGCGGAAAAGGTCGGCATCGAATCACGCCACATCGACATCGAGGACATCGGCCTGACCAGCGACGGCCGTTTCGTCGACCTCGAAGATCGCTGGATTCCCCACCTGTTCAAATTGCACGCCTGGGAATTCATCTTCCACGAGCCCTTCGGCACCGCGATTGCCCAGTGCGATACGCAGTTTTTCGAGCCCGCGTGGAAAGCCATCCTCTCCAACAAAGGCATCCTGCCGCTGTTGTGGGAATTCAATAAAGGCCACCCGAACCTGCTCGCGTCCCACCTGGATACCGACCCCGGCAAAGCCGTGCCAAAAGGCTGGGTGCGCAAACCGTTCTTCTCCCGCGAAGGCGCCAACATCGAACTGCAAACCGCCGACGGCCTGATCGTAAAAGAAGACGGCCCCTACACCGATGCGCCGTTCATCCTCCAGGAGTTCGCGCCGCTGCCGCGCTTTGGCGACAGCTACACGCTGATCGGGTCGTGGGTGATTGGCGATCAAGCCGCAGGGATTGGCGTACGGGAAGACAATAGTTTGATTACCAAAGATTCCAGCCGGTTTTTGCCGCACCTGATCCTCGACTGA
- a CDS encoding DUF1190 domain-containing protein, whose protein sequence is MKRSKYVQLSLAASVAMAISGCGPTEKTYDLQKKYNFQSVQQCADENLPVDVCSDAYMTAMAEHRRIAPVYDSQTDCDADFVAGWCQQDSTGKFIPKLGGFELTAAGQVTQSQVDAANAQAGGSQANSGGSGFSTSSLLTGLLIGNMLSNNRNSYRSEPVYRYRDDRGNYGNSTLNQRVSNGATFGRSNQSRYGSSNYTNTLRSSSKPVSVASSTSRGGFGSKASARSGWGGGGSSS, encoded by the coding sequence ATGAAACGAAGCAAGTACGTTCAGCTGTCGCTGGCAGCGTCGGTCGCCATGGCGATATCCGGTTGTGGGCCGACGGAAAAAACCTACGATTTGCAGAAGAAGTACAACTTCCAGTCGGTTCAGCAATGCGCCGATGAAAATCTGCCGGTCGACGTGTGCTCGGACGCCTACATGACGGCCATGGCCGAGCATCGCCGCATTGCCCCGGTGTACGACAGCCAGACCGATTGCGATGCCGACTTTGTCGCCGGCTGGTGCCAGCAGGATTCCACCGGCAAGTTCATCCCCAAACTCGGCGGTTTTGAACTGACCGCCGCCGGCCAGGTGACCCAATCCCAGGTCGATGCGGCCAATGCGCAAGCCGGCGGTTCCCAAGCGAACAGTGGCGGCTCAGGCTTCTCCACCAGCAGCCTGCTGACCGGCCTGCTGATCGGCAACATGCTCAGCAACAATCGCAACAGCTACCGCTCCGAGCCGGTGTATCGCTATCGCGATGATCGCGGCAATTACGGTAACTCGACGCTCAACCAGCGGGTCTCGAATGGGGCGACATTCGGCCGTTCGAATCAGTCCCGGTACGGCAGCAGCAATTACACCAACACGCTGCGCTCCTCCAGCAAGCCGGTGTCCGTGGCGTCCTCTACCTCGCGTGGCGGCTTTGGCAGCAAAGCCAGCGCCCGCAGCGGCTGGGGCGGCGGTGGGTCGAGCAGTTAA
- a CDS encoding DUF350 domain-containing protein gives MLEALSISLNKAAVFGFVTYILGAAIIFALFQFIYTRVTPHKEFELIRAGNVSAAVALGGAIIGFAIPASNVIAYSISILDFVVWAVIAAGVQLLAFLLTSLVLKGTSERIKNGELAAGIYVAAVAISVGMLNAACMTPTQY, from the coding sequence ATGCTAGAAGCTCTCTCCATCTCTCTGAACAAGGCGGCTGTGTTCGGGTTTGTCACCTATATCCTCGGGGCTGCGATCATTTTCGCGCTGTTCCAGTTCATCTACACCCGCGTCACCCCGCACAAGGAGTTCGAACTGATCCGTGCCGGCAACGTGTCGGCGGCGGTCGCCCTGGGCGGTGCCATCATCGGTTTCGCCATTCCGGCCAGCAACGTGATTGCCTACTCGATCAGCATCCTCGACTTCGTCGTCTGGGCGGTGATCGCCGCCGGCGTCCAACTGTTGGCCTTTCTGCTGACCAGCCTGGTGCTCAAAGGCACGTCCGAGCGCATCAAGAACGGCGAACTCGCGGCCGGTATCTACGTGGCCGCCGTGGCCATCAGCGTCGGCATGTTGAATGCCGCGTGCATGACGCCCACCCAGTACTGA
- a CDS encoding DUF2491 family protein: protein MGWFKQLMGLEAPQANTESKWTAGQTLPATGPLGLAPGKGVMFDTSLKLLLDEKTTVVIPGSQEIWANGSVDLGQSTWLSRYYMNDEDYWLQVHTTGEIAGQVESVILFNYLSVVTISSEAELRRLAGPQSLIGLPTYTHYGVEYARVWGSEPGQTELVAMTEQVINPETAYTVEHRSMLYARDTGLTDRREFLLFSVEEDAEGTISLSTSLGISLYTTDLTAL from the coding sequence ATGGGATGGTTTAAACAGTTGATGGGGCTTGAGGCCCCGCAAGCGAATACAGAATCGAAATGGACCGCAGGCCAAACCCTGCCGGCCACGGGCCCGTTGGGCCTGGCGCCGGGCAAAGGCGTGATGTTCGACACGAGCCTGAAATTGCTGCTCGATGAGAAAACCACGGTGGTGATCCCCGGCTCCCAGGAAATCTGGGCCAACGGCAGCGTTGACCTCGGGCAATCGACCTGGCTGTCGCGCTACTACATGAACGACGAAGATTACTGGCTGCAGGTGCACACCACCGGCGAGATCGCCGGGCAGGTCGAGTCGGTGATCCTGTTCAACTACCTGAGCGTCGTCACTATCAGCAGTGAAGCGGAACTGCGTCGGCTGGCCGGGCCACAAAGCCTGATCGGGCTGCCGACCTACACCCACTACGGCGTCGAATACGCCCGCGTGTGGGGCAGCGAGCCTGGCCAGACAGAACTGGTGGCGATGACCGAACAGGTGATCAACCCCGAGACCGCCTACACCGTCGAGCACCGTTCGATGCTGTACGCCCGCGACACAGGCCTGACCGATCGCCGAGAGTTTTTGCTGTTTTCCGTCGAAGAAGACGCCGAAGGCACCATCAGCTTGAGCACCTCGCTGGGCATTTCGCTGTACACAACCGACCTGACTGCGCTCTAA